A DNA window from Pogona vitticeps strain Pit_001003342236 chromosome 2, PviZW2.1, whole genome shotgun sequence contains the following coding sequences:
- the LOC144587457 gene encoding uncharacterized protein LOC144587457: MCFTQEEWALLDPDQRDLYREVMEENARIVTSLETWKNSYLCGKCRSSFIPGLNVTRHKATHGGEKRNISKNSYECIICGKHFAEKKAHVQPKSDLKLHLTNSLRDRPVEKPYQCQECGKCFTWNSRLLMHHRIHSGEKPYKCQECGKCFSQNSHLLMHQRLHTGEKPYKCKECGKYFTQNSSLLMHQRVHTGEKPYKCQECGKCFTQNSSLLMHQRVHTGEKPYNCQECGKHFSYRSQLRTHQQVHTGEKPYRCLECGKCFTLNSNLLMHQRLHTGEKTYNCQECGKRFTSGSDLRTHQRVHTGEKPYHCQECGKRFRYGSYLRIHQQVHTGEKPFKCLECEKCFLLRADLVSHEKVHTGEKPYKCRDCGKQFARKTALVCHQRVHSGVKPYTCLECGKCFARSSNLVDHKRIHTGEKPFKCQDCGKYFVRKKALVCHQRVHSGEKPYKCLECGKCFATSSNLVNHKRIHTGEKPFKCQECEKCFVSKADLVCHQRVHSGVKPYTCLECGKCFARSSNLVDHKRIHTGEKPFKCQDCGKYFVRKKALVCHQRIHSGEKPFKCQECEKCFVSKADLVCHQRLH; this comes from the exons ATGtgtttcacccaggaggagtgggcgctgctggatcctgaccaaaGGGACCTATACAGGGAGGTCATGGAGGAGAATGCCAGGATTGTGACGTCTCTCG AAACCTGGAAGAATTCATATTTATGTGGAAAGTGTAGGAGTTCTTTTATTCCCGGGTTGAACGTTACAAGACATAAGGCAACCcatggaggagagaaaagaaacatcagcaaAAACTCCTATGAATGCATTATTTGTGGGAAgcattttgcagaaaaaaaggCCCATGTGCAGCCAAAGAGTGATCTCAAGTTGCATCTTACAAACTCCTTACGAGACCGTCCGGTAGAGAAACCGTAccaatgtcaggagtgtgggaaatgttttacttggAATTCAAGACTCTTAATGCATCATAGAATCcattcaggagaaaaaccatacaaatgccaggagtgtgggaaatgttttagtcAGAATTCTCACCTTTTGATGCATCAAAGacttcatacaggagagaaaccatacaaatgtaaggaatgtggaaaatattttacTCAGAATTCAAGCCTTTTGATGCAtcaaagagtccacacaggagagaaaccatacaaatgccaggaatgtggaaaatgctttaCTCAGAATTCAAGCCTTTTGATGCATCAAagagtccatacaggagagaaaccatacaattgccaggagtgtggaaaacatttttcttatcGGTCACAACTTAGGACTCATCAgcaagtccacacaggagaaaaaccatacagatgcctggagtgtgggaaatgttttactctgaATTCTAACCTTTTGATGCATCAAAGACTACATACAGGAGAGAAAACGTACaattgccaggagtgtggaaaacgTTTTACTTCAGGGTCAGACCTTAGGACTCATCAGcgagtccatacaggagagaaaccctaccattgccaggagtgtggaaaacgTTTTCGTTATGGATCTTACCTTAGGATTCATCAGCAAGtccatacaggtgagaaacccttcaaatgccttgagtgtgagaaatgttttcttctccGGGCAGACCTTGTGTCTCATGagaaagtccacacaggagagaaaccctacaaatgccggGACTGCGGGAAACAGTTTGCTCGCAAAACAGCCCTCGTGTGTCATCAGAGAGTCCACTCAGGAGTAAAACCATACACCTGCCTGGAGTGTGGCAAATGCTTTGCTAGGTCTTCGAACTTAGTAGACcataaaagaattcacacaggagaaaaacccttcAAATGCCAGGACTGTGGTAAATACTTTGTTCGCAAGAAAGCCCTCGTGTGTCATCAGAGAGTCcactcaggagaaaaaccatacaaatgcctggagtgtggcaAATGCTTTGCTACTTCTTCAAATCTAGTGAACcataaaagaattcacacaggagaaaaacccttcaaatgccaggagtgtgagaaatgttttgtttccaaGGCAGATCTCGTGTGTCATCAGAGAGTCCACTCAGGAGTAAAACCATATACCTGCCTGGAGTGTGGCAAATGCTTTGCTAGGTCTTCAAATTTAGTAGATcataaaagaattcacacaggagaaaaacccttcaaatgccaggactgtgggaaatACTTTGTTCGCAAGAAAGCCCTTGTGTGTCATCAGAGAATCcactcaggagaaaaacccttcaaatgccaggagtgtgagaaatgttttgtttctaaGGCAGATCTCGTGTGTCATCAGAGACTCCACTAA